A stretch of the Desulfovibrio legallii genome encodes the following:
- the iorA gene encoding indolepyruvate ferredoxin oxidoreductase subunit alpha: protein MSEHPLLCGARGERHLLLGNEAIVRGALEAGVHMVSCYPGTPSSEVPDTFHSLGGAGRYRMEYSVNEKVALEVAAGAALAGAMSLVTMKHVGLNVAADPLFTSVYTGLPGGMVVLTADDPGCHSSQNEQDNRTYARFAQLPCFEPASAQEAKDMTREAFRLARELQQPVMLRTTTRISHMRGPVEFDDLPALQPKTPFTRNPGRFVPVPAVARVRHAALDAVMEKARQFAEGSRFNHVREPEAPTRLGIITSGVARAYLADALAAGGWEGRARVLELGMTWPLPTELLGDFLRRCDRVLVLEEGADLLERDLRALAQRQGLAVRIEGKNQDLTGRGEYSTTLVMRRLAAWLDMPCPAKPARAVEKDLPGRPPNLCPGCSHRAVYYAARKVFGDDAYYSTDIGCYTLGMLPPLRTADFLVCMGSSISAGSGFARASGKPVVAFIGDSTFFHSGMTGLANAVFNQHDIILVVLDNGTTAMTGHQPNPGMVQDMLGSMSQHLDIETIVRALGVTQCAKVRSFNVKAVIRALEEMKGQHGVRVLITEEPCVLYARRQLKKVQPQVAEVAEQGEAAMTCLRELACPAFYRRGDDLAVDATLCTGCMVCLQIAPTAFKARKR from the coding sequence ATGAGCGAACATCCTTTGTTGTGCGGCGCTCGCGGGGAGCGCCATCTGTTGCTGGGCAACGAGGCCATTGTGCGCGGCGCTCTGGAGGCGGGCGTGCACATGGTGAGCTGCTATCCGGGTACGCCTTCTTCCGAAGTGCCGGACACCTTCCACAGCCTTGGCGGCGCAGGCCGTTACCGCATGGAATACTCCGTCAACGAGAAAGTGGCCCTGGAAGTGGCGGCCGGCGCGGCCCTGGCCGGGGCCATGAGCTTGGTGACCATGAAGCATGTGGGCCTCAACGTGGCGGCGGATCCCCTGTTTACCAGCGTCTACACGGGCCTGCCCGGCGGCATGGTGGTGCTGACGGCGGACGACCCCGGCTGCCACTCCAGCCAGAACGAGCAGGACAATCGCACCTATGCCCGCTTTGCCCAGTTGCCCTGTTTTGAGCCCGCCTCGGCCCAGGAGGCCAAGGACATGACGCGCGAGGCCTTCCGCCTGGCGCGGGAGCTGCAGCAGCCGGTCATGCTGCGCACCACCACGCGCATCAGCCATATGCGCGGCCCTGTGGAATTTGACGATCTGCCCGCGCTGCAGCCCAAGACGCCCTTTACGCGCAATCCCGGCCGCTTCGTGCCCGTGCCCGCCGTGGCCCGCGTGCGCCACGCGGCCCTGGACGCGGTGATGGAAAAGGCCCGCCAGTTTGCGGAGGGCAGCCGCTTCAACCATGTGCGCGAGCCGGAAGCCCCCACGCGCCTGGGCATTATCACCAGCGGCGTGGCCCGGGCCTACCTGGCGGACGCCCTGGCCGCCGGCGGCTGGGAAGGCCGCGCCCGCGTGCTGGAGCTGGGCATGACCTGGCCCCTGCCCACGGAACTGCTGGGCGATTTTCTGCGCCGTTGCGACCGCGTGCTGGTGCTGGAAGAAGGCGCGGACCTGCTGGAGCGCGACCTGCGCGCCCTGGCCCAGCGCCAGGGCCTTGCCGTGCGCATCGAGGGCAAGAATCAGGATCTCACGGGCCGGGGAGAATACTCCACCACCCTGGTCATGCGCCGCCTGGCCGCCTGGCTGGACATGCCCTGCCCGGCCAAGCCCGCCCGCGCCGTGGAGAAAGACCTGCCCGGCCGTCCGCCCAACCTTTGCCCCGGCTGTTCGCACCGGGCCGTGTACTATGCGGCCCGCAAGGTCTTCGGCGATGACGCCTACTATTCCACAGACATCGGCTGCTACACCCTGGGCATGCTGCCGCCCCTGCGCACGGCGGATTTTCTGGTCTGCATGGGATCTTCCATTTCAGCGGGCAGCGGCTTTGCGCGGGCATCGGGCAAGCCGGTGGTAGCCTTTATCGGCGACTCCACCTTTTTCCACTCCGGCATGACGGGCCTGGCCAACGCCGTGTTCAACCAGCACGACATCATCCTGGTGGTGCTGGACAACGGCACCACGGCCATGACTGGCCACCAGCCCAATCCGGGCATGGTGCAGGACATGCTGGGCTCCATGAGCCAGCACCTGGACATTGAGACCATTGTGCGCGCCCTGGGCGTGACCCAGTGCGCCAAGGTGCGTTCCTTCAACGTCAAGGCCGTCATCCGCGCCCTGGAAGAAATGAAAGGCCAGCACGGCGTGCGGGTGCTGATCACCGAAGAGCCCTGCGTGCTCTACGCCCGGCGGCAGCTCAAAAAAGTGCAGCCGCAGGTGGCCGAAGTGGCGGAACAGGGCGAGGCGGCCATGACCTGTCTGCGCGAGCTGGCCTGCCCGGCCTTTTACCGCCGGGGCGACGACCTGGCGGTGGACGCCACCCTCTGCACGGGCTGCATGGTCTGCCTGCAGATAGCGCCCACGGCCTTTAAAGCGCGCAAGCGGTAA
- a CDS encoding sulfite exporter TauE/SafE family protein, producing the protein MRFGRQVYEFLLSGSQAYAKWDLEVSTSILRNRKKLLILLALAVPILAGCLAEAYEYHEMLGGKTAYAPAFYTTTIFLASIAVGLAAGLITGCIGAGGGFIITPALMAVGVKGILAVGTDLFHIFAKAIMGTTVHKKLGNVSGKLAVAFLFGSIIGTFIGGFINKGLYNKDPLLSELFISTIYAVLLGFLGFYALFDFLRSSRGPKAASQDAHGGGGGLTGVSVKLQSLTVPPMITFDEDLVPGGRRISGWIVACGGVVVGLLAAIMGVGGGFVTFPMFVYIFGVSSMTTVGTDILQIIFTAGFAAVGQYAIYGYVFYTLAVGMLLGSLLGIQIGALTTKVVKGIHIRGFYAISIIAGFINRVTTLPKKLVEMEVLHWSPSVVGIIEDVGNVVFWVVVAFFGLWVFSKFFLNLGKLRGEA; encoded by the coding sequence ATGCGATTCGGCAGACAGGTGTATGAGTTTCTGCTGAGCGGCTCGCAGGCTTACGCCAAATGGGATCTGGAAGTTTCCACTTCCATCCTGCGAAACCGAAAAAAGCTGCTCATTCTGCTGGCCCTGGCCGTGCCCATCTTGGCGGGCTGCCTGGCCGAAGCCTACGAATATCACGAAATGCTGGGCGGCAAGACGGCCTACGCTCCGGCCTTCTACACCACCACCATCTTTCTGGCCTCCATTGCCGTAGGCCTGGCCGCCGGGCTCATTACCGGCTGTATCGGGGCAGGCGGCGGCTTCATCATCACGCCCGCCCTTATGGCCGTGGGCGTGAAGGGCATTCTGGCCGTGGGCACGGACCTCTTCCACATCTTCGCCAAGGCCATCATGGGCACCACGGTGCACAAAAAGCTGGGCAACGTTTCCGGCAAGCTGGCTGTGGCTTTTTTGTTCGGCTCCATTATCGGCACCTTTATCGGCGGCTTTATCAATAAGGGGCTGTACAATAAGGATCCGCTGCTTTCCGAGCTTTTCATCAGCACCATCTATGCCGTGCTGCTGGGTTTTCTGGGTTTTTACGCTCTGTTTGACTTTCTGCGCAGCAGCCGCGGCCCCAAGGCCGCCAGCCAGGACGCCCACGGCGGCGGCGGCGGGCTCACGGGCGTTTCCGTCAAGCTGCAGAGCCTGACCGTGCCCCCCATGATCACCTTTGACGAAGACCTGGTGCCCGGCGGGCGGCGCATTTCCGGCTGGATAGTGGCCTGCGGCGGCGTGGTGGTGGGCCTTCTGGCCGCCATTATGGGCGTGGGCGGCGGCTTCGTCACCTTCCCCATGTTCGTGTACATTTTCGGCGTTTCCTCCATGACCACCGTGGGCACGGATATCCTCCAGATCATCTTCACCGCCGGTTTCGCGGCCGTGGGCCAGTACGCCATCTACGGCTACGTGTTCTACACCCTGGCCGTCGGCATGCTGTTGGGCTCCCTGCTGGGCATCCAGATCGGCGCGCTGACCACCAAGGTGGTCAAGGGCATCCACATCCGCGGTTTCTACGCCATCTCCATCATTGCGGGCTTCATCAACCGCGTTACCACCCTGCCCAAGAAGCTGGTGGAAATGGAGGTGCTGCACTGGTCGCCCAGTGTGGTGGGCATCATCGAGGACGTGGGCAACGTGGTCTTCTGGGTGGTGGTGGCCTTCTTCGGCCTGTGGGTGTTCAGCAAGTTTTTCCTTAATCTGGGCAAGCTCAGAGGGGAGGCCTGA
- a CDS encoding TerC family protein produces the protein MWDFAWIADPAAWVGLGTLVLLEVVLGVDNLVFISILVTRLPEVRRRQAFLTGIALALLMRLVLLAFMARLVTLTAPLFVLGGHGFSARDLILMGGGVFLLLKGTTELHDRVEGRAGSFSGPERQVGYWQVILQIVVLDAVFSLDSIITSVGMVEHVFIMMLAVVAAMAIMVLAAAPLLRFVERHPSVIVLCLGFLLMIGLSLLADGLGYHIPKGYMYAAIGFSILVEGCNQWALRNRRRRFSMRDMRESTARVILNFLGGGVPSGDAQLDAAALAGEGGGQLFAPQERDMVARVIRLGGRTARFIMTPRQRVRWLDSRADRKAVSRFAAEANLPWLPVLRRDTDEVLGVVRPGDLLAAPPPAPGAPFDLTAFVRPAPTIFEHTPLPVILDNFRTHPVPLAFVRDEYGDVVGVVTPAELLSMLAGQMGDMPAGPEACRREDGSWVMPGRLSVDLFASWLSVPLPRRLSSATLAGLIMERLGRIPVKGDRLIYYGWELEILRMDRHRVDAVRAVKTLPAGVGRKKR, from the coding sequence ATGTGGGATTTTGCCTGGATTGCGGACCCTGCCGCCTGGGTGGGTCTGGGCACGCTCGTGCTGCTGGAAGTGGTGCTGGGCGTGGACAACCTGGTGTTCATTTCCATTCTGGTCACCCGGCTGCCCGAAGTGCGGCGGCGGCAGGCCTTTCTCACGGGCATTGCCCTGGCCCTGCTCATGCGGCTGGTTCTGCTGGCCTTCATGGCCCGGCTGGTCACGCTGACTGCGCCCCTGTTCGTTCTGGGCGGGCACGGCTTTTCGGCCCGCGACCTGATTCTTATGGGCGGCGGCGTGTTTTTGCTGCTCAAGGGCACCACAGAGCTGCACGACCGGGTAGAAGGGCGCGCGGGCAGTTTTTCCGGCCCGGAGCGACAGGTGGGCTACTGGCAGGTCATCCTGCAGATCGTGGTGCTGGACGCGGTTTTTTCGCTGGATTCCATCATCACTTCCGTGGGCATGGTGGAGCATGTGTTCATCATGATGCTGGCCGTGGTGGCGGCCATGGCCATCATGGTGCTGGCGGCCGCGCCCCTGCTGCGTTTTGTGGAGCGGCACCCCTCGGTCATTGTGCTCTGCCTGGGCTTTCTGCTCATGATCGGCCTGAGCCTGCTGGCCGATGGCCTGGGCTACCATATCCCCAAGGGCTACATGTACGCGGCCATCGGTTTTTCCATCCTTGTTGAGGGCTGCAACCAGTGGGCTCTGCGCAACCGGCGGCGGCGCTTCAGCATGCGGGATATGCGCGAATCCACCGCGCGGGTCATCCTCAATTTTCTGGGCGGCGGCGTGCCTTCCGGCGATGCGCAGCTGGACGCGGCGGCCCTGGCCGGGGAAGGTGGCGGGCAGCTCTTCGCCCCGCAGGAGCGGGACATGGTGGCCCGGGTCATCCGCCTGGGCGGCCGCACGGCGCGCTTCATCATGACCCCGCGCCAGCGGGTGCGCTGGCTGGACAGCCGTGCGGACCGCAAGGCCGTGAGCCGCTTTGCCGCGGAGGCGAACCTGCCCTGGCTGCCCGTGCTGCGCCGGGATACGGACGAAGTGCTGGGCGTAGTGCGCCCCGGCGACCTTCTGGCCGCCCCGCCCCCCGCGCCGGGCGCGCCCTTTGATCTGACAGCCTTTGTGCGCCCCGCGCCGACGATTTTTGAGCACACGCCCCTGCCCGTCATCCTGGACAACTTCCGCACCCACCCGGTGCCCCTGGCTTTTGTGCGCGACGAGTACGGCGACGTGGTGGGCGTGGTGACCCCGGCCGAGCTGCTCAGCATGCTGGCCGGGCAGATGGGCGACATGCCCGCCGGGCCTGAGGCCTGCCGCCGCGAAGACGGCAGCTGGGTTATGCCGGGCCGTCTGAGCGTGGACCTCTTCGCCTCCTGGCTGAGCGTGCCCCTGCCCAGACGTCTTTCCAGCGCCACCCTGGCGGGCCTGATTATGGAGCGCCTGGGCCGCATCCCCGTCAAAGGCGACCGCCTCATCTACTACGGCTGGGAGCTGGAAATCCTGCGCATGGATCGACACCGCGTCGATGCGGTGCGCGCCGTAAAAACCCTCCCCGCAGGCGTGGGGCGCAAGAAGCGCTGA
- a CDS encoding indolepyruvate oxidoreductase subunit beta — protein sequence MSTQDTQKKMRIYFTGVGGQGTLTATTLLARTALDAGLDVVAGEVHGMAQRGGVVESVLLLGGWRSPKLDLGEADLLLGFEPLETLRGLSYLRPGGAIFSNSDPLPPLSVSLGQAPYPDLAHIEAKAREVGGHCRFLPCRTLGRQAGSVQSGNTVLLGAVCASGLLPFGPDALAAAIKKYLPSKLHASNLAALELGSSSQ from the coding sequence ATGAGCACACAAGACACGCAGAAAAAAATGCGCATCTATTTTACCGGCGTGGGCGGTCAGGGCACCCTGACGGCCACCACCCTGCTGGCCCGCACGGCCCTGGACGCCGGGCTGGACGTGGTGGCCGGCGAAGTGCACGGCATGGCCCAGCGCGGCGGCGTGGTGGAATCCGTGCTGCTGCTGGGCGGCTGGCGTTCGCCCAAGCTGGACCTGGGCGAAGCCGACCTGCTGCTTGGCTTTGAGCCCCTGGAAACCCTGCGCGGCCTGTCCTACCTGCGGCCCGGCGGGGCCATCTTCTCCAACAGCGATCCTTTGCCGCCCCTGAGCGTCTCCCTGGGGCAGGCCCCTTATCCGGACCTGGCCCACATTGAGGCTAAGGCCCGCGAGGTGGGCGGGCACTGCCGCTTTTTGCCCTGCCGGACTCTGGGCCGCCAGGCCGGTTCCGTGCAGAGCGGCAATACGGTCCTGCTGGGGGCTGTCTGCGCTTCCGGGCTGCTGCCTTTCGGCCCCGACGCCCTGGCCGCGGCCATCAAAAAATATCTGCCGTCCAAGCTGCATGCTTCCAATCTGGCGGCGTTGGAGTTGGGCAGTAGTAGCCAATAA
- a CDS encoding peptidylprolyl isomerase: MADNPTVLLETSSGDILVELFPEQAPKTVANFLQYVDDGFYTNTIFHRVIPGFMVQGGGLSARMDEKPTREPVPNEADNGLKNARGTLAMARTRDPHSATAQFFINLVDNDFLDHTAPTPDGWGYCVFGKVTEGLDVVDKIAKVKTKTLGFHENVPVDMVLITGTSRF, from the coding sequence ATGGCCGACAATCCCACGGTGCTGCTGGAGACCTCCTCCGGCGATATTCTGGTGGAGCTCTTCCCTGAGCAGGCTCCCAAAACCGTCGCCAACTTTCTGCAGTACGTTGATGACGGGTTTTACACCAACACCATTTTTCACCGGGTCATCCCCGGCTTTATGGTCCAGGGCGGCGGGCTCTCCGCCCGCATGGATGAAAAGCCCACCCGCGAACCCGTGCCCAATGAGGCCGACAACGGCCTCAAAAACGCGCGCGGCACCCTGGCCATGGCCCGCACCCGCGACCCCCACAGCGCCACCGCCCAGTTCTTCATCAACCTGGTGGACAACGATTTTCTGGACCACACCGCCCCCACCCCCGACGGCTGGGGCTACTGCGTGTTCGGCAAGGTGACTGAAGGGCTCGACGTGGTGGACAAAATCGCCAAGGTTAAAACCAAAACCCTGGGCTTTCACGAAAACGTGCCCGTGGATATGGTCCTTATTACCGGCACCAGCCGGTTTTAG
- a CDS encoding glutamate-5-semialdehyde dehydrogenase: MTLAEATHALGVRARQAARLLAKASPEAKSRALLRLAELLETHEAAVLAANAADVAAARQAGQDAPRLDRLTLTPAIMAEMRAACRHVAALPDPVGATERQRQRPNGLLVGRMRVPLGVIAMIYEARPNVTIDAAILCLKAGNAVILRGGSEALGSNKALAALLRQALEETDLPADAAQLVTLPGHEAVTALCKLDAFIDVMIPRGGEGLVRAVTEAATMPVLKHFKGVCHAFVDADADLPQALEIVYNGKVQRPGVCNALECLLVHKDAAAAFLPLVGARLGAAGVEFRACPASFPLLAAAPEAQVTPQRPDDLGQEFHALVLAVRVVDDLDAALEHIARYGSNHTEIICTRSLEHARRFLREADASMVAVNASSRFNDGGQLGLGAEIGISTSKLHAYGPMGVEELTTTKFVVLGQGQVRQ, from the coding sequence ATGACATTGGCGGAAGCAACGCACGCCCTGGGCGTTCGGGCACGGCAGGCCGCCCGCCTGCTGGCCAAGGCCAGCCCTGAAGCCAAATCCCGGGCCCTGCTGCGGCTGGCCGAGCTGCTGGAAACGCACGAAGCCGCCGTGCTGGCGGCCAATGCCGCGGACGTCGCCGCGGCCCGCCAGGCCGGGCAGGACGCCCCAAGGCTGGACAGGCTGACCCTGACCCCGGCCATTATGGCGGAAATGCGCGCCGCCTGCCGTCATGTGGCGGCCCTGCCCGATCCCGTGGGCGCCACGGAACGGCAGCGGCAACGGCCCAACGGCCTGCTGGTGGGGCGTATGCGCGTGCCCCTGGGCGTCATTGCCATGATTTACGAGGCCCGGCCCAATGTCACTATCGATGCGGCCATCCTTTGCCTCAAGGCGGGCAACGCCGTAATCCTGCGCGGCGGCAGCGAGGCCCTGGGCTCCAATAAAGCCCTGGCCGCTCTGCTGCGGCAAGCCCTGGAGGAGACGGATCTCCCCGCCGACGCGGCCCAGCTGGTCACCCTGCCGGGGCACGAGGCCGTTACCGCCCTTTGCAAGCTGGACGCCTTTATTGACGTCATGATCCCGCGCGGCGGCGAGGGCCTGGTGCGCGCCGTTACGGAAGCGGCCACCATGCCCGTGCTCAAGCACTTCAAGGGCGTCTGCCACGCTTTTGTGGACGCGGATGCGGATCTGCCGCAGGCTCTGGAAATCGTGTACAACGGCAAGGTGCAGCGGCCCGGCGTGTGCAATGCGCTGGAGTGCCTGCTGGTCCACAAGGACGCGGCCGCCGCCTTTCTGCCCCTGGTGGGGGCCCGCCTGGGCGCGGCCGGGGTGGAGTTCCGGGCCTGCCCGGCATCCTTCCCGCTGCTCGCCGCCGCGCCTGAGGCGCAGGTCACGCCCCAGCGGCCCGACGACCTGGGGCAGGAATTCCACGCCCTGGTCCTGGCCGTGCGCGTGGTGGACGACCTGGACGCGGCCCTGGAGCACATTGCCCGCTACGGCTCCAACCACACGGAAATCATCTGCACCCGCAGCCTGGAGCACGCCCGCCGCTTTCTGCGCGAGGCGGACGCCTCCATGGTGGCTGTCAACGCCTCCAGCCGTTTCAACGACGGCGGCCAGCTGGGCCTGGGGGCGGAAATCGGCATTTCCACCTCCAAGCTGCACGCTTACGGTCCCATGGGGGTTGAGGAGCTCACCACCACCAAATTCGTGGTGCTGGGCCAGGGGCAGGTGCGGCAATAG
- a CDS encoding tetratricopeptide repeat protein, producing MLTTAPKEIRENVARATGYLRRDEVERALLTMAEALKRYAGVRLLRSARAELDIQIDEFLVALVHHRGMQPLLDPAQTGKPRAIPFQAGKEAALATVLEGLAKILQKESAQAEQQENAARQERKKQLIAAGLRFLQEGQTAKGRAFLKRVAEEFSDEKDIRLQLGQIFAAAGQDTEAAAMYEEAMEAQPREAAAYTGAVAAWLRLHEYEKAENVYKAVLRTFGGHPATFGKMARMYLEWHKKQAAEDAALRALQADPQQPDALEVLDALRRR from the coding sequence ATGCTCACCACCGCCCCCAAGGAAATTCGTGAAAACGTGGCCCGCGCCACAGGCTATCTACGCCGCGACGAAGTGGAGCGCGCCCTCCTGACCATGGCCGAGGCCCTCAAGCGCTACGCGGGCGTGCGCCTGCTGCGCTCCGCCCGGGCGGAGCTGGACATCCAGATCGACGAATTTCTTGTCGCCCTTGTCCACCACCGCGGCATGCAGCCCCTGCTGGATCCGGCGCAGACCGGCAAGCCCCGCGCCATCCCCTTCCAGGCGGGCAAAGAGGCCGCCCTGGCCACGGTGCTGGAAGGGCTGGCCAAGATTCTTCAGAAGGAGAGCGCCCAGGCGGAACAGCAGGAGAACGCCGCCCGGCAGGAGCGCAAAAAGCAGCTCATTGCCGCGGGCCTGCGCTTTCTGCAGGAGGGGCAGACGGCCAAGGGCCGCGCCTTTCTCAAGCGGGTGGCGGAGGAATTCAGCGACGAAAAGGACATCCGGCTGCAACTGGGCCAGATTTTCGCCGCCGCCGGGCAGGATACGGAGGCCGCCGCCATGTACGAGGAAGCCATGGAGGCCCAGCCCCGTGAAGCCGCCGCCTACACCGGGGCCGTGGCGGCCTGGCTGCGCCTGCACGAATACGAAAAGGCCGAGAACGTCTATAAGGCCGTGCTGCGCACCTTCGGCGGGCACCCCGCCACCTTCGGCAAAATGGCCAGAATGTATCTGGAGTGGCACAAAAAGCAGGCGGCCGAAGACGCCGCCCTGCGCGCCCTGCAGGCCGACCCCCAGCAGCCCGACGCCCTGGAAGTGCTGGACGCCCTGCGCCGCCGCTGA
- a CDS encoding nicotinate-nicotinamide nucleotide adenylyltransferase, giving the protein MPAAGTRDGTAAGAAQAEACGGLAVLGGSFNPPHIGHLRLAIEVRELLGKRARGVDLVPCAVPPHKRAASLLPFELRAAMLEAALADLPDLNCNRLEGRRPGPSYTWDTLCAYRREQPATELYFVLGSPNLPLLPTWRNGLALPELCHLLVVPREGQDAAFFAATARRLWPAARERAPLLPGCPSLELPGGGLAIFAPLPWLDVSASRVRRLWLAGRRPDFLVPPVVLRMLRAARPLVLEHWQEKD; this is encoded by the coding sequence ATGCCCGCGGCAGGGACGCGGGACGGCACGGCGGCGGGCGCGGCGCAAGCCGAAGCCTGCGGCGGCCTGGCCGTGCTGGGCGGCAGCTTCAACCCCCCGCATATAGGGCATCTGCGGCTGGCCATTGAGGTTCGGGAGCTTCTGGGCAAACGGGCGCGCGGGGTGGATCTGGTGCCCTGCGCCGTGCCACCGCACAAGCGCGCGGCAAGCCTGCTGCCCTTTGAGCTGCGCGCCGCCATGCTGGAGGCGGCCCTGGCCGACCTGCCGGACCTCAACTGCAACCGGCTGGAAGGCCGTCGGCCCGGCCCTTCGTATACCTGGGACACGCTCTGCGCCTACCGGCGGGAACAACCGGCAACAGAGCTCTATTTTGTGCTCGGCAGCCCCAACCTGCCCTTGCTGCCTACCTGGCGCAACGGCCTGGCCCTGCCGGAGCTCTGCCACCTGCTGGTGGTGCCGCGCGAGGGGCAGGACGCGGCTTTTTTTGCGGCTACGGCCCGCCGCCTCTGGCCCGCCGCGCGGGAGCGCGCGCCCCTGCTGCCGGGCTGCCCCAGCCTGGAGCTGCCGGGCGGGGGGCTTGCGATTTTTGCGCCCCTGCCCTGGTTGGACGTAAGCGCCTCGCGGGTGCGGCGGCTCTGGCTGGCCGGGCGACGGCCCGATTTTCTGGTGCCCCCTGTGGTGCTGCGCATGCTGCGGGCGGCGCGCCCCCTTGTTCTGGAGCACTGGCAAGAAAAGGATTGA
- the mutY gene encoding A/G-specific adenine glycosylase, whose amino-acid sequence MLRPFSPPEQHIPRLRRALLDWFAVNQRRLPWRVNYTPYEVWVSEVMLQQTQMERGVDYFNRWMARFPDIAALAAADEEAVLRQWEGLGYYSRARHLLAAARKIVAEHGGVFPSDLEAIRALPGVGPYTAGAIASIAFGEKLPCVDANVERVIARVFDVDSPVKQDPAAGVVRRWALRLVPEGRAREHNQAMMELGALICRKKPRCEVCPLAEFCISRHLGIAEQRPVPGKRAVIKPVQAVTGVLRRAGLVFVQKRPPSGVWGNLWEFPGGRVEPGESPEAAVVREFMEETAFAVRVAETFGIIRHGYTTYRLTLHCFGLDLAAAGQTPAAQLTAATECRWVRPADLEALAMPAAHRKLADRLFAGKNQ is encoded by the coding sequence ATGTTGCGGCCTTTTTCGCCGCCGGAGCAGCACATCCCGCGCCTCCGGCGCGCTTTGCTGGACTGGTTTGCCGTCAATCAGCGGCGGCTGCCCTGGCGCGTCAATTACACGCCCTATGAGGTCTGGGTCTCGGAGGTCATGCTCCAGCAGACGCAGATGGAGCGCGGCGTGGACTACTTCAATCGCTGGATGGCCCGCTTTCCCGACATCGCCGCCCTGGCGGCGGCCGACGAGGAAGCGGTGCTGCGCCAGTGGGAGGGCCTGGGCTACTATTCCCGCGCGCGGCACCTGCTGGCCGCGGCCCGCAAGATCGTGGCCGAGCACGGGGGCGTCTTTCCCTCCGATCTGGAGGCCATCCGCGCCCTGCCGGGCGTGGGGCCGTACACGGCCGGGGCCATCGCCAGCATCGCCTTCGGGGAAAAGCTGCCCTGCGTGGACGCCAATGTGGAGCGGGTCATCGCCCGGGTCTTTGATGTGGACAGCCCGGTGAAGCAGGATCCCGCCGCCGGCGTGGTGCGGCGCTGGGCCCTGCGCCTGGTGCCTGAAGGCCGCGCGCGGGAGCACAACCAGGCCATGATGGAGCTGGGCGCGCTGATCTGCCGCAAAAAGCCGCGTTGTGAGGTCTGCCCCCTGGCGGAATTCTGCATCAGCCGTCACCTGGGCATTGCGGAGCAGCGCCCTGTGCCGGGCAAGCGGGCCGTCATCAAGCCCGTGCAGGCCGTCACCGGCGTGCTGCGGCGCGCGGGCCTGGTTTTTGTGCAGAAGCGGCCGCCCTCCGGCGTGTGGGGCAACCTTTGGGAGTTCCCCGGCGGCCGGGTGGAGCCGGGCGAGAGCCCGGAAGCGGCCGTTGTGCGCGAATTTATGGAAGAAACCGCCTTTGCCGTGCGCGTGGCCGAAACCTTTGGCATTATTCGGCACGGCTACACCACCTACCGGTTGACCCTGCACTGCTTCGGCCTTGACCTGGCGGCGGCGGGGCAGACGCCCGCGGCGCAGCTGACCGCCGCCACGGAATGCCGCTGGGTGCGCCCGGCGGATCTGGAAGCCCTGGCCATGCCCGCGGCGCACCGCAAACTGGCGGACAGGCTTTTTGCCGGAAAAAATCAATGA